The Halostagnicola kamekurae sequence CCTCTCGGTCGTCGAAGTCTTCGAGACCGAGGCCGACGAGGACGAGTAACTACCGCCCAAAGTCGACACGACCCAAAGACTTTCTATAACCCGTGGTTATTCAAAACCATGGAGTTACCGACGCCCGCGGACCTCCGACAGCGCCGCACCGAACTCGGGCTGACCCAGAGCGAACTCGCCGAGAAGGCGAGCGTCTCCCAGCCGTTGATCGCCCGGATCGAGGGCGGCGACGTCGATCCGCGACTCTCGACGCTGCGTCGAATAGTGACGGCACTCGAGGAGGCAGAAAGCGACGTCATCCGAGCCGAGGACCTCATGAACGAGGCGGTCGTCAGCGTCTCGCCCGACGAACCGATCAGCGAGGCCGCCCGCAAGATGGAGTCCGAAGCCTACTCGCAACTCGCCGTGATTCAGGACGGGATTCCGGTCGGCTCGATCAGTCAGAGCGATCTGGTCCACCTCGATTCGGAGTCTCGAGACGAGTCGATTGACAACCACATGAGCGAGAGCTTCCCGACGGTTTCGAAAGACGCCACGCTCGACGAGATCAGCAACCTCCTCGAGCACTACAAGGCGGTCATGATAACCGAAGCGGGGGAAACGATCGGGATCATCACCGAGGCGGATCTGACGGCTCGACTGTCCTGAACCGGCTGACGAGCGGCGTCGACGATTCGTCTGTGGTTCGCACCAGAATATAACCCG is a genomic window containing:
- a CDS encoding CBS domain-containing protein, whose translation is MELPTPADLRQRRTELGLTQSELAEKASVSQPLIARIEGGDVDPRLSTLRRIVTALEEAESDVIRAEDLMNEAVVSVSPDEPISEAARKMESEAYSQLAVIQDGIPVGSISQSDLVHLDSESRDESIDNHMSESFPTVSKDATLDEISNLLEHYKAVMITEAGETIGIITEADLTARLS